The Planctomycetota bacterium genome contains a region encoding:
- a CDS encoding carbon storage regulator: MLVLSRRRSEAIRVAHRQSVWLLRLLEVDPATSRCTVGIEADAQDESSVVRICRMERTNVVEVEASVQLTLVDARDDKARFGIHAPREFDVHRLEVYEAIRRERGDDDDLEAKGARVPRPDVPPTLNASAWPDRRTNA; this comes from the coding sequence ATGCTCGTTCTTTCGCGACGGCGCAGTGAAGCGATTCGCGTTGCTCATCGTCAATCAGTCTGGTTGCTTCGACTGCTTGAGGTTGATCCTGCTACGAGCCGCTGCACTGTCGGTATCGAAGCGGACGCACAGGATGAGTCCTCTGTTGTTCGGATTTGCAGGATGGAGAGAACAAACGTCGTCGAAGTAGAAGCGAGCGTTCAATTAACGCTGGTTGACGCCCGCGACGACAAGGCACGCTTCGGGATTCACGCACCGCGCGAATTCGACGTCCACCGGCTTGAGGTCTACGAAGCGATTCGACGCGAACGCGGCGACGATGATGATCTCGAGGCCAAGGGCGCTCGTGTCCCACGTCCGGACGTCCCGCCGACTCTGAACGCATCTGCTTGGCCAGACCGCAGGACGAACGCATGA
- the ispG gene encoding flavodoxin-dependent (E)-4-hydroxy-3-methylbut-2-enyl-diphosphate synthase, producing MFARRKTRQITLGDERVGYVKVGGDAPIVVQTMTSGYTHDVAGCLAEIRKLADAGADVVRVAVPERKDTQALAEIMRETPVPIVADVHFHFKRALEAVEAGVHKIRLNPGNIQDRAQVKDVIAACKERGLPIRIGVNEGSIIERRDKQKRMEELGKYFSDSKHGHLLAIMIAKLEEYLDIFHEEEFHDIAISAKSIDAQLVIAAYTEISKRFDYPLHLGVTHAGPKETGTIRSVVPLGHLLASGIGDTIRISYANDPIYEVEDGLELLYTLGLRERKGAELIACPTCGRIQVDLFTLTQDVRKMLKEDITVPMKVAVMGCVVNGPGEAEGADVAIFAGNKKGIIYVQGEKVANVPEADILDRLLEECLAFQTKVQNGEAKLGEKVVEIVPPDPIGELGSGYEKIEAERAGKALPVMA from the coding sequence ATGTTCGCGCGACGTAAAACCCGTCAGATCACCCTCGGCGACGAACGCGTCGGATACGTCAAAGTCGGTGGCGACGCGCCGATCGTGGTGCAGACCATGACCAGCGGTTACACGCATGACGTGGCCGGTTGCCTCGCCGAGATCAGGAAGCTTGCCGATGCCGGGGCCGATGTCGTCCGCGTCGCGGTGCCGGAGCGGAAGGACACGCAAGCGCTCGCCGAGATCATGCGGGAGACGCCGGTGCCGATCGTGGCCGACGTGCACTTCCACTTCAAACGCGCGCTCGAAGCCGTCGAGGCGGGCGTGCACAAGATTCGGCTGAACCCCGGCAACATTCAGGACCGGGCGCAGGTGAAAGATGTCATCGCGGCCTGCAAGGAGCGCGGCCTGCCGATCCGCATCGGCGTCAATGAGGGCTCCATCATCGAACGCCGCGATAAGCAGAAGCGGATGGAAGAACTCGGCAAGTACTTCAGCGACTCCAAGCACGGCCACCTGCTCGCGATCATGATCGCCAAGCTGGAGGAGTACCTGGACATCTTCCACGAGGAAGAGTTCCACGACATCGCCATCAGCGCTAAGTCGATCGACGCCCAGCTCGTCATCGCGGCGTACACGGAAATCAGCAAGCGGTTCGACTACCCGTTGCACCTGGGCGTCACGCACGCCGGGCCGAAGGAGACGGGCACGATCCGCAGCGTCGTCCCGCTGGGTCATCTGCTGGCTTCCGGCATCGGCGACACGATCCGCATCAGCTACGCCAACGACCCGATCTATGAGGTCGAGGACGGGCTCGAACTGCTGTACACCCTCGGCCTCCGCGAGCGGAAGGGCGCCGAACTCATCGCCTGCCCGACGTGTGGCCGCATTCAGGTCGACCTGTTCACGCTGACGCAGGACGTGCGGAAGATGTTGAAGGAAGACATCACGGTGCCGATGAAGGTGGCCGTGATGGGCTGCGTCGTCAACGGCCCCGGCGAGGCCGAGGGCGCGGACGTGGCGATCTTTGCCGGCAACAAGAAGGGCATCATCTACGTCCAAGGCGAGAAGGTCGCCAACGTCCCCGAGGCCGACATCCTCGACCGGCTGCTGGAGGAGTGTCTGGCGTTCCAGACCAAGGTCCAAAACGGCGAAGCCAAGCTCGGCGAAAAAGTCGTCGAAATCGTCCCGCCAGACCCGATTGGGGAGTTGGGCAGCGGGTATGAGAAGATCGAGGCCGAAAGGGCGGGGAAGGCGCTGCCAGTGATGGCTTAA
- a CDS encoding choice-of-anchor tandem repeat NxxGxxAF-containing protein, with protein MKTLWKTAGVVVLASTGAAWAQSTPTTTAVLGTEASNPIAQGLGWATRPTLNNAGEVALVAGGVGTEYPFGIWIVGADGVPRNVVARGDLLPDASDTFLDFGGVGVSLNDAGDVAFFGQSSTDDVREVGLYVFDDGAVTEIGDAGDDLAGGRTISRFELGVGSSGGPIPPALLRPTISDDGLTAAVYYSVSGTSGAGVIAGGGVIEPTTVAFSFTPSPTSSNYLGFIGAPPPPVDDQERVNFYSRLQTNVDGLFRESTADGVPGEVMILEGETVGGELILFANPFFGRPTVAQSSGLVYAVGRVGINEVPTVLAGDDGAVSVVASAGDPLLNRPGDVLDSMAVLDANNVGQAVVGEFVNNYRSGAIRVGAEGAVRIFEGGDPAPDGNGTFDAVRNGLGMTPDGDASINDAGQVVFAASLSNTVGGDADDVGIFFFDDRLGLLTVAREGDTINGQTLTFILTETGEFGGGDNGDAFNEHGQVAFLYQTGDVLDGRVAVWTPPSIDDIVPGDANLDGVVDLADFGVLRANFGETWAYLTTADFDGDRDVDLADFGILRANFGGSASDLAALDAWAVTVPEPAMAGVLAVGAVVMLRRRP; from the coding sequence ATGAAGACGCTCTGGAAAACGGCGGGTGTGGTGGTTCTGGCATCGACGGGCGCCGCGTGGGCTCAATCGACACCGACGACGACGGCGGTGTTGGGAACAGAGGCAAGCAACCCAATTGCCCAAGGGCTCGGCTGGGCTACGAGACCGACGCTAAACAACGCTGGCGAGGTGGCCCTGGTCGCTGGCGGTGTTGGGACCGAATACCCATTCGGCATCTGGATCGTCGGAGCCGACGGCGTGCCGCGCAATGTCGTTGCGCGAGGTGATCTGCTTCCGGATGCCAGCGACACCTTCCTCGACTTCGGGGGCGTCGGCGTTTCACTGAACGATGCCGGCGACGTCGCGTTCTTCGGCCAGTCCTCCACGGACGATGTCCGTGAGGTCGGTCTCTACGTCTTCGATGATGGCGCGGTGACGGAGATCGGCGACGCTGGCGACGATCTCGCTGGCGGAAGGACTATTTCAAGGTTTGAGCTCGGAGTTGGTTCCTCTGGGGGACCAATTCCGCCAGCATTGCTTCGCCCGACGATCAGCGACGACGGTCTGACCGCGGCGGTGTATTACTCTGTCTCCGGCACCTCGGGAGCGGGCGTCATTGCCGGTGGGGGTGTGATCGAACCGACGACAGTCGCGTTCTCTTTCACACCGTCACCCACTAGCAGTAACTACCTTGGCTTCATCGGAGCACCGCCTCCGCCTGTCGATGATCAGGAGAGAGTCAACTTCTACAGTCGCCTGCAAACCAACGTTGACGGCCTGTTCCGCGAGAGCACGGCTGATGGGGTCCCCGGGGAGGTAATGATTTTGGAAGGTGAAACGGTTGGAGGCGAGTTGATTCTCTTCGCGAACCCATTTTTCGGACGTCCGACGGTCGCTCAATCCAGTGGTCTCGTCTACGCGGTCGGTCGAGTCGGGATTAATGAGGTCCCGACGGTACTCGCCGGCGACGACGGAGCGGTATCGGTCGTCGCGTCGGCTGGTGATCCGCTTCTGAACCGTCCCGGAGACGTTCTCGACTCGATGGCGGTGCTCGATGCCAACAATGTCGGACAGGCAGTCGTCGGTGAGTTCGTCAACAATTACAGAAGCGGAGCGATCCGTGTCGGAGCGGAAGGGGCGGTCCGCATTTTCGAGGGCGGCGACCCGGCACCCGATGGAAACGGAACGTTCGACGCCGTCCGAAATGGGCTGGGCATGACACCCGATGGTGACGCATCCATCAATGATGCGGGTCAGGTCGTCTTCGCCGCATCGCTCAGCAACACGGTCGGCGGTGACGCAGACGATGTCGGCATTTTCTTCTTCGATGACCGTCTGGGGCTCCTCACCGTCGCCCGCGAGGGCGACACCATCAATGGCCAAACGCTCACGTTCATTCTGACGGAGACGGGCGAGTTTGGCGGCGGCGACAATGGCGACGCCTTCAACGAACACGGTCAGGTGGCATTCCTCTACCAGACCGGCGACGTCCTCGACGGCCGCGTCGCCGTCTGGACGCCGCCTTCGATTGACGACATTGTGCCCGGCGACGCCAACCTCGACGGCGTCGTCGACCTCGCGGACTTCGGCGTGCTCCGTGCCAACTTCGGCGAGACGTGGGCCTACCTCACCACCGCCGACTTCGATGGCGATCGCGACGTCGACCTGGCGGACTTCGGCATCCTGCGGGCCAACTTCGGCGGGTCGGCGAGCGATCTGGCAGCGCTCGACGCCTGGGCTGTGACGGTGCCGGAACCGGCGATGGCTGGCGTGCTCGCGGTGGGTGCCGTCGTCATGCTCCGCCGACGCCCGTAG